From the Primulina tabacum isolate GXHZ01 chromosome 3, ASM2559414v2, whole genome shotgun sequence genome, one window contains:
- the LOC142539070 gene encoding LOW QUALITY PROTEIN: uncharacterized protein LOC142539070 (The sequence of the model RefSeq protein was modified relative to this genomic sequence to represent the inferred CDS: inserted 2 bases in 2 codons): protein MSTQMADDVHYSLAGGESNKRKYEDHQTLTSPAPRRATGFSSGPDSSXPPTSYNSVSPPMSEIELAKQKAQEIAARLLNNVDPMKRARVENGAGGGGFELTDAGFVQKPMGMGLSGPQTGASYGYPGPSKKXEIPNGRVGVIIGKGGETIKYLQLQSGAKIQVTRDMDADPNSVSRGVELMGTPDQVAKAEQLINDVLSEAEAGGSGVVSRRMTGQQSGTDPYVFMVPNNKVGLVIGKGGETIKNMQTRIGTRIQVGFPFGL from the exons ATGTCTACTCAAATGGCGGATGATGTGCACTATTCGTTAGCCGGTGGAGAATCGAACAAGCGCAAGTACGAAGATCACCAGACTTTGACTTCACCCGCACCGCGTAGGGCTACGGGGTTTTCGTCAGGCCCGGACTCAT GCCCCCCTACATCTTATAACAGCGTTTCGCCTCCTATGAGCGAGATCGAGTTGGCGAAACAGAAGGCTCAAGAAATCGCCGCTAGGCTTTTGAATAACGTGGATCCGATGAAAAGAGCGAGAGTTGAAAACGGAGCTGGGGGTGGGGGATTTGAATTAACTGATGCAG GTTTTGTTCAGAAGCCTATGGGCATGGGTCTGAGTGGTCCACAAACAGGTGCATCCTATGGTTATCCAGGTCCAAGCAAGA ATGAGATACCAAATGGAAGGGTAGGTGTGATTATTGGAAAAGGCGGGGAGACCATTAAATACCTTCAGCTTCAGTCTGGTGCCAAGATTCAGGTGACCAGAGACATGGATGCCGATCCAAATTCTGTTTCAAGAGGTGTTGAGCTCATGGGTACTCCTGACCAGGTAGCCAAGGCTGAGCAGTTGATTAATGATGTTCTTTCTGAG GCTGAAGCAGGTGGTTCTGGTGTTGTTTCTCGAAGAATGACTGGGCAACAATCAGGAACTGATCCATACGTGTTTATGGTTCCCAACAACAAG GTTGGTCTTGTTATTGGCAAAGGAGGTGAAACCATTAAGAACATGCAAACAAGGATTGGCACTCGCATTCAGGTTGGTTTTCCTTTTGGTTTATAA